One window of the Chitinophaga niabensis genome contains the following:
- a CDS encoding LysM peptidoglycan-binding domain-containing protein: MALQDKYATLIQQATSAGVTGLQVVEQNNVLYVTGTAPSSAVKDQIWGTYEKLDPEMRSGDMVLNISVAEGAEQEYEVKAGDNLSKIAKNYPGLTWQKIYEANKDQIKNPDIIQPGWKLKIPSA, translated from the coding sequence ATGGCACTACAAGATAAATATGCAACACTCATTCAACAGGCTACCAGCGCCGGTGTTACCGGTTTGCAAGTGGTAGAGCAAAATAATGTGCTGTATGTAACAGGTACTGCACCCTCCTCTGCGGTAAAAGATCAGATCTGGGGCACTTATGAAAAACTGGACCCTGAAATGAGGTCTGGCGATATGGTGCTGAACATTTCTGTAGCAGAAGGTGCAGAACAGGAATATGAAGTGAAGGCAGGAGATAATCTTAGTAAGATCGCTAAGAATTATCCGGGCCTTACCTGGCAGAAGATCTATGAGGCCAATAAAGATCAGATCAAGAATCCGGATATCATACAACCGGGTTGGAAACTGAAGATACCTTCCGCATAA
- a CDS encoding RidA family protein, with product MEKQVINTSGAPAPIGPYNQAIKAGSTLFISGQIALNPETGHIEKEDITSETHRVMQNLRAILTEAGMDFSDVVKTTIFIMDMNDFSQINEVYGKYFSGYFPARETVQVAGLPKGVNVEISMIAIK from the coding sequence ATGGAAAAACAGGTTATTAATACAAGTGGCGCCCCGGCGCCAATAGGTCCTTATAACCAGGCTATCAAAGCCGGGAGTACCTTATTCATCTCCGGCCAGATAGCCCTGAATCCTGAAACCGGCCACATCGAAAAGGAGGATATCACTTCCGAGACACACCGGGTGATGCAGAACCTTCGTGCTATCCTTACCGAAGCCGGAATGGATTTTTCAGATGTAGTGAAAACCACCATCTTCATTATGGACATGAATGATTTCTCGCAGATCAACGAAGTGTACGGAAAATACTTCTCCGGTTACTTCCCTGCGCGCGAAACTGTTCAGGTAGCCGGTCTGCCTAAAGGAGTGAATGTGGAGATTTCCATGATAGCTATTAAGTAG
- a CDS encoding MBL fold metallo-hydrolase: MFIKQLYTGCLSEAAYFIESEGVAAVIDPLRDIEPYLELARERNATIKYIFETHFHADFVSGHLDLAAATKAPIVYGPNTTTNFPVHIAADGEDFPIGKLKIRALHTPGHTMESTCYLLFDEKNEPNAIFTGDTLFVGDVGRPDLFSGSLSKEELAGHLFESLNNKIKPIPDNVIVYPAHGPGSSCGKNLGPNTYSTIGEEKSSNYALLATDKDDFIAQVTEGLSAPPQYFPINAKINKEGYDAMQVLMERSLKPLSIEAFKEKIKADAVILDTRNANVFTEGFVPGSISIGLEGRFAEWAGSLLPFKQSMILVTEPGQEEETIVRLARVGFDKVEGYLEGGYEAWKAAGEPFDLIISVDADELAMDMPHDPNLLVVDVRKPTEYADGHVQGALNMTLSELTDPGNLADIEDNHNLYVHCAGGYRSVIACSIMKREGIHNLRNVNGGFAKLKDQEGIEIVQEKNVLN; this comes from the coding sequence ATGTTCATTAAGCAGTTATACACGGGGTGCTTATCGGAAGCCGCATATTTTATAGAGTCTGAAGGAGTGGCTGCAGTGATTGATCCGTTACGGGACATTGAACCTTACCTGGAACTTGCCCGCGAACGGAATGCTACCATTAAATACATTTTTGAGACCCATTTTCATGCGGACTTTGTTTCCGGTCACCTGGACCTTGCCGCGGCCACAAAAGCGCCAATTGTTTACGGGCCTAATACTACTACTAATTTCCCGGTTCATATTGCAGCAGACGGAGAAGATTTTCCGATTGGAAAACTGAAGATCCGTGCATTGCATACCCCTGGTCATACCATGGAGAGTACATGTTACCTGCTCTTTGATGAAAAGAACGAGCCGAACGCCATTTTCACAGGTGATACTTTGTTTGTGGGTGATGTGGGCCGTCCTGATCTTTTCAGTGGTTCCCTCAGTAAAGAAGAACTGGCAGGGCATCTATTCGAATCCCTGAACAACAAAATAAAACCCATTCCTGATAACGTGATCGTATATCCTGCGCACGGTCCGGGAAGTTCCTGCGGCAAAAATTTAGGCCCGAACACTTACAGCACCATCGGTGAGGAAAAGAGTTCCAACTATGCTTTGCTGGCAACAGATAAAGACGATTTTATTGCACAGGTAACAGAAGGTTTGAGTGCACCCCCGCAATATTTCCCGATCAATGCAAAGATCAATAAAGAGGGATATGATGCCATGCAGGTGTTGATGGAAAGAAGTCTGAAACCTTTATCCATAGAAGCATTCAAAGAAAAAATAAAAGCAGATGCGGTGATCCTTGATACCCGTAATGCCAATGTGTTTACGGAAGGGTTTGTACCCGGTTCCATCAGCATAGGGCTGGAAGGCCGTTTTGCAGAATGGGCAGGCAGCCTGTTACCTTTTAAGCAGTCCATGATACTGGTAACTGAACCAGGGCAGGAAGAAGAAACCATTGTACGGCTTGCACGTGTTGGATTTGATAAAGTAGAAGGTTACCTGGAAGGTGGTTACGAAGCCTGGAAAGCAGCCGGTGAACCTTTTGACCTGATCATCTCTGTTGATGCTGATGAACTGGCCATGGACATGCCGCATGATCCAAACCTGCTGGTGGTGGATGTGCGTAAACCAACTGAATATGCAGATGGTCACGTACAGGGTGCTCTGAATATGACGCTGAGCGAATTAACTGATCCCGGCAACCTGGCGGACATTGAGGATAACCATAACCTCTATGTACATTGCGCCGGTGGTTACCGTAGTGTGATTGCCTGCTCTATCATGAAAAGGGAAGGCATCCATAACCTGCGGAATGTAAATGGTGGTTTTGCCAAGCTGAAAGATCAGGAAGGCATTGAAATAGTGCAGGAGAAAAATGTACTGAACTAA
- the tsaB gene encoding tRNA (adenosine(37)-N6)-threonylcarbamoyltransferase complex dimerization subunit type 1 TsaB — MALILHIDTATAIGSVSLSENGVALETMENIEQRDHAATVGIFVKTLLERHHRSAQELDAIAVSAGPGSYTGLRVGAATAKGLCYTWNKPLIAVSTLQMMANGMKASYEGDDVYFVPMIDARRMEVFTAVYNKDLEPVLEPQAMVLETQSFDPYMFAKSTVFFGDGAPKWQILLGVQPNASFPAYHISAAHMIPLAEKAFTNKAFEDVAYFTPNYLKAFYHPGKK; from the coding sequence TTGGCACTGATCCTTCATATAGATACAGCTACTGCTATTGGTTCCGTTTCTCTTTCAGAGAATGGTGTGGCATTGGAAACAATGGAAAACATAGAACAGCGCGATCATGCTGCAACTGTGGGCATCTTCGTAAAAACCCTACTGGAGCGGCATCACCGCAGTGCGCAGGAACTGGACGCGATTGCAGTAAGCGCAGGGCCCGGCTCTTATACAGGACTTCGTGTAGGCGCCGCTACGGCAAAAGGATTGTGTTATACCTGGAATAAACCATTGATCGCAGTTTCCACATTGCAGATGATGGCCAATGGAATGAAAGCATCTTATGAAGGAGATGATGTTTATTTTGTTCCCATGATCGATGCCCGGAGAATGGAAGTATTTACCGCGGTATATAATAAGGATCTTGAACCTGTTTTGGAACCCCAGGCAATGGTGCTGGAAACACAATCATTTGATCCTTATATGTTTGCAAAAAGCACCGTTTTTTTCGGTGACGGAGCCCCAAAATGGCAGATATTATTAGGAGTCCAGCCTAATGCATCATTTCCGGCCTATCATATTTCCGCTGCCCACATGATCCCCCTGGCAGAGAAAGCCTTTACCAATAAGGCTTTCGAGGATGTTGCCTACTTCACGCCCAACTATTTAAAAGCCTTTTACCACCCCGGAAAAAAGTAA
- a CDS encoding ArsR/SmtB family transcription factor yields MEKQLLTTSSNTLIISRGNNEKDQIKLDYIAVKKAAMVLRAINHKLRQQMIKLLEDHKRMTVTEIYVKLRLEQSVASQHLAILRRAGIVITERDGKFIHYTINKQRIAEVAKFVEELVG; encoded by the coding sequence ATGGAAAAACAATTATTAACTACCTCATCAAATACCCTTATTATTTCGAGAGGTAACAATGAAAAAGATCAGATCAAATTGGATTACATTGCCGTTAAGAAGGCCGCTATGGTGTTGAGAGCCATCAACCACAAGCTGCGCCAGCAGATGATCAAGCTGTTGGAAGACCATAAGCGCATGACCGTAACGGAGATCTATGTGAAGTTGAGATTAGAGCAGTCTGTAGCATCCCAACACCTGGCTATTTTAAGACGTGCAGGTATCGTGATTACCGAGAGAGACGGTAAGTTTATTCACTATACTATCAACAAGCAGCGTATTGCTGAAGTTGCTAAGTTTGTCGAAGAGCTGGTGGGATAG
- a CDS encoding 3-hydroxyacyl-CoA dehydrogenase family protein: MQILITGDLLRWEELRNSKDFGGHQVFTAPEPTNMSVDLVIDLSLDEHPQRAAFYAAHPRVPVLACLVKITAAELQQYAAGNSIDHIYGCNLLPGFISMPILEIAAKPEALMQQLGWIYESITPTIGMVTPRVICMIINEAYFTAEEGTASREDIDISMKLGTNYPMGPFEWSKKIGIRHVYEVLQAVYQHTGNERYKVCSLLQQEYEAQQ; the protein is encoded by the coding sequence ATGCAGATACTTATTACAGGAGATCTGTTACGTTGGGAAGAGTTGCGGAACAGTAAAGATTTTGGAGGGCACCAGGTGTTTACTGCACCGGAACCCACAAACATGTCTGTGGACCTTGTGATCGACCTGTCCCTTGACGAACATCCGCAAAGAGCAGCTTTCTATGCAGCACATCCCCGGGTTCCTGTATTAGCATGCCTGGTGAAAATAACCGCTGCGGAATTGCAGCAATATGCAGCAGGAAATTCCATCGATCATATTTATGGCTGCAATCTGCTGCCGGGTTTTATCAGCATGCCCATTTTGGAGATTGCAGCTAAACCTGAGGCCCTGATGCAGCAACTGGGCTGGATATACGAAAGTATAACGCCCACCATTGGTATGGTCACTCCGCGGGTGATCTGCATGATCATCAACGAAGCGTATTTCACTGCCGAAGAAGGAACCGCATCGCGGGAAGACATAGATATTTCCATGAAGCTGGGCACCAATTATCCCATGGGCCCTTTTGAATGGAGTAAAAAAATTGGCATCCGCCACGTATACGAAGTATTACAGGCAGTATATCAACATACCGGTAATGAACGGTACAAGGTATGCTCCTTATTGCAGCAGGAATACGAGGCACAACAATAA
- a CDS encoding BON domain-containing protein has protein sequence MKQRKSFLLACLAMMGILLYACAPSDAKLQKEVNDKLSTAAPGVIAEVKGGVATLSGEVVDDAAKSTAEAAAKGVKGVKSVTNNIMVTPPPPPPPPVVINPDDIVRNSVDSALNAHGIKGVTATVANGEVTLTGTIAKADLKKVMQAANEAKPKKVLNKLTLQ, from the coding sequence ATGAAACAGCGCAAATCCTTTTTACTCGCCTGTCTTGCAATGATGGGTATTCTCTTGTACGCTTGTGCTCCAAGCGATGCGAAGCTTCAGAAAGAAGTGAATGACAAGTTATCTACAGCTGCGCCGGGCGTAATTGCAGAAGTGAAGGGAGGGGTAGCCACGCTGAGTGGTGAAGTTGTTGATGATGCTGCAAAATCCACTGCCGAAGCTGCTGCTAAAGGCGTTAAGGGGGTTAAATCCGTTACCAACAATATCATGGTAACACCACCTCCACCACCACCACCACCTGTTGTGATCAATCCGGACGACATTGTAAGGAACAGTGTTGACTCTGCATTGAACGCGCATGGCATTAAGGGTGTAACGGCTACCGTTGCCAACGGGGAAGTAACCTTAACCGGCACCATTGCAAAAGCAGATCTCAAGAAAGTAATGCAGGCAGCTAACGAAGCCAAGCCTAAGAAAGTGCTCAATAAACTGACACTGCAATAA
- a CDS encoding lysoplasmalogenase, whose protein sequence is MQAKTWGAIYFLILLADLLIIVCDIPYARFVTKPLLMILLGCHCWWQAGGLYHPARNFIFTAIIFSWWGDVFLLFPDFFIPGLISFLLAHILYAGFFLTVKPKPRPGYREWIVALLVLAYAGSFLRFLYPHLGALQIPVIAYTVVITTMLLSALFAFGLKKAIWSKLCVGGATLFVLSDSILATEKFYLSFPGSSLLVMLTYGLAQWMIVDGSIKYLKTVK, encoded by the coding sequence ATGCAAGCAAAAACCTGGGGCGCAATTTACTTTCTGATACTATTGGCTGATCTGTTGATCATAGTATGTGATATTCCTTACGCCCGGTTCGTTACCAAACCTTTACTGATGATCTTACTGGGCTGCCATTGCTGGTGGCAGGCAGGCGGTCTTTATCATCCTGCACGTAATTTCATTTTCACGGCCATCATATTTTCCTGGTGGGGAGATGTGTTCCTGCTCTTTCCTGATTTCTTTATTCCCGGTCTTATCAGTTTTCTGCTGGCGCATATCCTGTACGCTGGTTTTTTCCTGACCGTGAAACCTAAACCGCGGCCAGGGTATAGAGAATGGATCGTGGCATTGCTGGTGCTGGCATACGCAGGTTCTTTCCTGCGTTTCCTGTATCCGCACCTGGGAGCATTGCAGATCCCCGTGATAGCCTATACGGTTGTGATCACTACCATGTTGCTTTCTGCTCTTTTCGCATTTGGTTTGAAAAAAGCAATATGGAGTAAACTGTGTGTGGGTGGTGCTACCCTCTTTGTGTTATCTGATTCCATACTGGCTACTGAGAAATTCTACCTATCTTTTCCCGGCAGTTCTTTGTTGGTGATGTTAACTTATGGCCTGGCACAATGGATGATCGTAGATGGCAGTATTAAATATCTTAAGACGGTAAAATAA
- the nadB gene encoding L-aspartate oxidase yields MHQTDFLVVGSGIAGLTYALKVAEQCPDKKVTIITKTREDETNTKYAQGGVAVVNDLENDSFEKHIEDTLIAGDGLCNEKIVEIVVKEGPDRVNELISWGANFDKAPDGDYALGKEGGHSEFRVIHHKDVTGKEIERALLEAIRRKSNIELITHCFVVELITQHHLGYLVTKSTLDIECYGIYVLNLKTNKIEKILSRVTLLATGGNGQVYRTTTNPVIATGDGVAMVYRAKGRIENMEFIQFHPTALYQPSESPAYLITEAVRGDGGILRNKSGEDFMHKYDPRLSLAPRDIVARAIDSEMKITGTEHVYLDCRHMDMEKFIHHFPNIYEKCKSLGIDVAKDMIPVAPAAHYSCGGIKTDDMGRTSIRNLYACGECASTGLHGANRLASNSLLEAMVFAHRCYLDAVQAIENTSFQESIPDWNTLGTTAPKEMILITQSLKELKQIMSDYVGIVRTNVRIERAMRRLDILHLETEALYRETAVSPQLCELRNLITAGYLIVKGAAFRKESRGLHYNTDYPYKSELVQNIIL; encoded by the coding sequence ATGCATCAAACAGATTTCCTGGTAGTAGGTTCCGGGATTGCAGGGCTCACTTATGCATTGAAAGTGGCAGAGCAATGTCCGGATAAGAAGGTAACCATCATTACCAAAACCCGAGAGGACGAGACCAATACCAAGTACGCTCAGGGCGGCGTTGCCGTGGTGAACGACCTGGAGAACGATAGCTTTGAAAAACACATCGAAGATACCCTCATTGCCGGTGACGGGCTTTGCAATGAAAAGATCGTGGAGATAGTGGTGAAAGAAGGGCCGGACCGTGTGAATGAATTGATATCCTGGGGCGCCAATTTTGATAAAGCGCCGGACGGAGATTATGCATTGGGCAAAGAAGGCGGCCACTCTGAATTCCGGGTGATCCATCATAAGGATGTTACCGGTAAGGAAATTGAAAGGGCACTGCTGGAAGCCATCCGCCGGAAAAGCAATATAGAACTCATTACGCATTGTTTTGTGGTGGAATTGATCACCCAGCACCATCTCGGATACCTCGTTACAAAATCTACCCTTGATATTGAGTGTTACGGCATCTATGTGCTGAACCTCAAAACAAATAAAATAGAAAAGATCCTTTCCCGTGTTACCCTCCTGGCCACAGGTGGTAACGGACAGGTATACCGTACCACTACCAACCCTGTTATTGCTACAGGAGATGGCGTGGCCATGGTATATCGCGCAAAGGGGCGGATAGAGAACATGGAGTTCATCCAGTTCCATCCCACTGCGTTGTATCAGCCCAGTGAAAGTCCTGCTTACCTGATCACTGAAGCCGTTCGCGGTGATGGCGGAATTTTGCGTAATAAAAGCGGGGAAGACTTCATGCATAAATATGACCCGCGTCTTTCCCTTGCTCCCCGTGATATTGTAGCCCGGGCAATTGACAGTGAAATGAAGATCACGGGTACAGAACATGTATACCTGGATTGCCGGCATATGGACATGGAAAAGTTCATTCACCACTTCCCCAATATTTACGAAAAGTGTAAGTCGCTGGGAATTGATGTGGCGAAGGATATGATCCCTGTTGCGCCGGCAGCGCATTACAGCTGCGGGGGTATTAAAACAGATGATATGGGCCGCACTTCCATCCGCAACCTGTATGCCTGCGGAGAATGTGCCAGTACAGGTTTACATGGTGCCAACCGGCTTGCCTCCAATTCCTTGCTGGAAGCGATGGTGTTTGCACACCGTTGTTACCTGGATGCCGTACAAGCTATCGAAAACACTTCTTTCCAGGAAAGCATACCGGACTGGAATACACTGGGTACCACGGCTCCAAAGGAAATGATCCTCATCACGCAAAGCCTCAAGGAACTCAAACAGATCATGAGTGATTATGTGGGGATCGTTAGAACCAATGTGCGGATAGAACGTGCTATGCGCAGGCTGGACATCCTTCACCTGGAAACGGAAGCCCTTTACCGGGAAACAGCCGTTTCTCCCCAGCTCTGCGAATTGCGGAACCTGATCACCGCCGGTTACCTGATCGTAAAAGGTGCTGCCTTCCGCAAAGAAAGCAGGGGTTTACATTACAATACTGATTATCCGTATAAGAGCGAATTGGTGCAGAACATTATATTGTAG
- a CDS encoding serine hydrolase domain-containing protein, protein MKSFALFILSCSLSVNAFAQTWQDTLAQIESAFSRYKSEIPGAQFAISRNGQIIFSKAWGMADLEHNVPLTTKSLLEAGSVSKQFTAASILLLEQQGKLSLSDDVHKYIPELPDYGTPITLKQMMNHTSGLRDWGTVVSLTGWPRGTKTYSNEDALWVICQQKALNNIPGTEYIYSNTNYTLLTIIVKRVTGKELTEFTRPNIFDPAGMEQSVWRAYRNVVKGRAMAYSKAGTQYMNEMPNEDVYGHGGLLTTAEELVKWVAFYSGGKFGTPSLFPKQIATGHFNNGVAYTYAAGLVITKINGRNAIIHNGATASYRANLEYYPELGLTFAILSNTSANDKDPTSAFSLARNIFVPEPVPNTFAKQAVPPYAVTEEKLRSYEGWYRNQRSGRGLKVAVTDGKLAFVGIVSLTPISKDLFRAGNDRIEFLPGGFRQTTADKDTIDYTAVEFANINKDGDAARYVGEYYSEEAEARFFIKAEGTTVMLVQKPGTKWILTPQYKDGFSSPYGPLYFVRDAQNKITGFKVSQDRARNVSFIKVK, encoded by the coding sequence ATGAAATCGTTCGCCCTATTCATTCTCTCCTGTAGCTTATCTGTCAATGCTTTTGCGCAGACCTGGCAGGATACACTAGCCCAGATTGAATCCGCCTTTAGCAGATATAAATCTGAAATACCCGGTGCACAATTTGCCATCAGCAGAAATGGACAGATCATTTTTTCGAAAGCCTGGGGCATGGCAGACCTGGAGCATAACGTTCCTCTCACTACGAAATCTTTACTGGAAGCCGGTTCTGTGAGTAAGCAATTTACCGCTGCCAGCATTCTTCTGCTTGAACAACAAGGCAAACTTTCTTTAAGTGATGATGTACATAAATACATCCCGGAATTACCGGATTACGGTACGCCTATCACATTAAAACAAATGATGAACCACACCAGCGGGCTGCGTGACTGGGGAACGGTGGTATCTTTAACCGGCTGGCCACGTGGAACAAAAACGTACAGTAATGAAGATGCGTTGTGGGTGATCTGCCAGCAAAAAGCACTGAATAATATTCCCGGTACTGAATACATTTATAGCAATACGAATTATACCCTGCTCACCATCATCGTAAAAAGAGTAACAGGAAAAGAGTTAACGGAATTCACCCGTCCGAATATTTTCGATCCTGCCGGGATGGAACAATCCGTATGGCGTGCATACAGGAATGTAGTGAAAGGTCGTGCTATGGCTTATTCCAAAGCCGGTACACAATATATGAACGAGATGCCGAACGAAGATGTGTATGGGCATGGCGGGTTACTGACCACCGCAGAAGAATTAGTGAAATGGGTAGCTTTTTATTCCGGGGGAAAATTCGGTACCCCTTCCCTGTTCCCTAAGCAAATAGCAACAGGCCATTTTAATAACGGCGTAGCCTACACTTATGCAGCAGGTTTAGTGATAACAAAAATAAACGGCCGCAATGCCATTATACATAACGGTGCTACTGCCAGCTATCGTGCAAATCTTGAATATTATCCGGAGCTGGGTCTTACGTTTGCCATACTGAGCAATACTTCCGCTAACGATAAGGACCCTACGAGTGCATTCAGCCTTGCCCGTAATATTTTTGTGCCTGAACCCGTACCCAATACCTTTGCAAAGCAAGCCGTACCACCATATGCCGTAACAGAAGAAAAACTAAGAAGTTATGAAGGCTGGTATAGGAACCAAAGAAGCGGAAGAGGTTTAAAAGTAGCCGTGACAGATGGTAAGCTCGCTTTCGTAGGCATTGTATCGCTGACGCCCATTAGTAAAGATCTTTTCAGGGCGGGGAACGACAGGATTGAATTCCTGCCCGGCGGTTTCCGTCAAACCACCGCTGATAAAGACACGATTGATTATACTGCTGTTGAATTCGCAAACATTAACAAAGACGGTGATGCAGCCAGGTATGTGGGAGAATATTATTCTGAAGAAGCGGAAGCCCGTTTCTTCATAAAAGCAGAAGGCACTACCGTTATGCTGGTACAAAAACCAGGAACCAAATGGATCCTTACCCCCCAATATAAAGATGGGTTCAGTTCTCCCTACGGGCCCTTATATTTTGTGCGGGACGCACAGAATAAGATCACAGGGTTTAAAGTATCCCAGGACCGGGCGCGGAATGTATCCTTTATTAAGGTGAAATAA
- a CDS encoding lysophospholipid acyltransferase family protein, whose amino-acid sequence MYYLLLAFCYGISILPLWLLYIISDGLCFLVYNVIGYRKKVVFENLKQAFPDKTDAEIRRIAKKYYRNLTDMMVETIKLLTMSKRSLQKRFDCDLTVLQQLYDQGKSCQLHLGHNFNWEWANLFCMQGVRFPFLVVFMPITNKGVNRMFTHFREKFGTVLVPANDMKTGMAPWIGKQYLLALVADQNPGNPRRCYWYPFLNKMTPFYKGPEMSARRYNIPVVFADIRKVRRGYYKAQLKLAFENPIEEPEGKITEAFVQYLEKNIHEQPEVWVWSHRRWKHAYRPEYENAGSEE is encoded by the coding sequence ATGTATTATCTATTATTAGCCTTTTGTTATGGCATTTCCATTCTTCCGCTGTGGCTGTTGTACATCATCAGCGATGGATTGTGTTTTCTTGTGTATAACGTGATCGGCTATCGGAAGAAGGTGGTGTTTGAGAACCTGAAGCAGGCTTTCCCTGATAAAACAGATGCAGAGATCCGCCGGATCGCTAAAAAATACTACCGCAATCTTACGGACATGATGGTGGAAACCATCAAACTGCTCACCATGAGCAAACGCTCTTTGCAGAAACGCTTCGACTGTGATCTTACCGTATTGCAGCAATTATACGATCAGGGTAAAAGCTGCCAATTACACCTCGGCCATAATTTCAACTGGGAATGGGCCAACCTCTTTTGCATGCAGGGCGTACGGTTTCCTTTCCTGGTAGTGTTTATGCCAATCACCAATAAAGGCGTTAACCGCATGTTCACTCACTTCAGGGAAAAATTCGGAACAGTGCTGGTACCGGCCAATGATATGAAAACAGGCATGGCGCCATGGATCGGTAAACAATACCTGCTTGCTTTGGTAGCTGATCAGAATCCCGGAAACCCGCGCCGTTGTTACTGGTATCCTTTCCTCAATAAAATGACGCCCTTTTACAAAGGCCCTGAAATGAGTGCGAGGAGATATAATATCCCGGTGGTTTTTGCGGATATCCGTAAGGTAAGAAGGGGTTATTATAAAGCACAACTAAAGCTGGCTTTCGAGAACCCCATAGAAGAACCGGAAGGAAAGATCACCGAGGCTTTTGTGCAGTATTTAGAAAAGAATATTCACGAGCAGCCGGAAGTATGGGTTTGGAGCCATAGGCGTTGGAAACATGCTTACAGGCCGGAGTATGAGAATGCAGGTTCTGAGGAATAG